From the genome of Trichosurus vulpecula isolate mTriVul1 chromosome 6, mTriVul1.pri, whole genome shotgun sequence:
AAATagaacaattcttttaaaaatacaatggacaaaatggaaaaaaaaataactgataggaataaatattgaaaaagtaaaattggccaaatggaaacagAAGTGCAAAacctaactggagaaaataactccttgaaaagtaaaattggccaaatggaaaaggaggtataaaagctaactgaagaaaatgctatgataaaaattagaattgggcaagtagaatctaatgactctatgaggcaccaagaatcaGCCAAACAGTGTCCCATATTGAAACTGAGTTGGAGGCAGCAAGTCCAGTCTGAAAATGGACGTAATACAGCTGCCCGGCTGCCCCAAGCCCGACTCCAGCCGCTGTCAGTACCACATGATCCAAAGGAAGCAGAGCAGTTGAGAAAACTGTTTATTGGTGGCTTGAGCTTTGAAACTATGTATGATAGCTTAAGAGAACACTTTGAAAAATGGGGCACACTCACAGATTGTTTGGTGATGAGAgatccccaaacaaaatgttCCAGAGGCTTTGACTTCGTGACTTATTCTTGTGTACAAGAGGTAGATGCAGCAATGTATGCTCAGCCACGTAAGGTTGATGGGCATGTACTGGAACCAAAGAGAGCTGTTTCTAGAGAGGATTCTGTAAAACCTGGTGCACATCTAACTATGAAGAAAATTTTTGTTGGAGATATTAAAGAAGATACAGAAGAATATAATTTAAGAGACTACTTTGAAAAGTATGGCAAGATCAAAACTATAGAAGTTATGGAAAATCAAAAgagcagaaagaagagaggatttgCTTTTGTAACTTTTGATGATCATGATACAGTTGACAAAATTATTGTTCTGAAATATCATACTATTAATGGGCATAACTGTGAAGTGAAAAAGGCCCTTTTGAAGCAAGAGATGCAGTCTGCTGGCTCACAAAGAGGTCATGGAGGTGGCTTAGGCAATTTTATGGGTCAAGGAGGAAACTTTGGAGGTGGTAGAGGAAACTTTGGCTGTGGAGGAAACTTTGATAGAAGAGGtggttatggtggtggtggtggcagcagaggCAGTTATGGAGGCAGAGATGGTAGATATA
Proteins encoded in this window:
- the LOC118854849 gene encoding heterogeneous nuclear ribonucleoprotein A3-like, whose amino-acid sequence is MRHQESAKQCPILKLSWRQQVQSENGRNTAARLPQARLQPLSVPHDPKEAEQLRKLFIGGLSFETMYDSLREHFEKWGTLTDCLVMRDPQTKCSRGFDFVTYSCVQEVDAAMYAQPRKVDGHVLEPKRAVSREDSVKPGAHLTMKKIFVGDIKEDTEEYNLRDYFEKYGKIKTIEVMENQKSRKKRGFAFVTFDDHDTVDKIIVLKYHTINGHNCEVKKALLKQEMQSAGSQRGHGGGLGNFMGQGGNFGGGRGNFGCGGNFDRRGGYGGGGGSRGSYGGRDGRYNRFGGDGGNYGGGPGYSSRGGYGGGGGLGYGNQGGEYGGGGGGYDGYNEGRNFGGGNYGGSGNYNDFGNYSGQQQSNYGPMKGGNFGRRSSGSPYGGGYGSRRF